The following are from one region of the Siniperca chuatsi isolate FFG_IHB_CAS linkage group LG21, ASM2008510v1, whole genome shotgun sequence genome:
- the retreg3 gene encoding reticulophagy regulator 3 isoform X2, translated as MAHTGAMEDASAEDFSAKQGSSVCLRSRPCSSERDGQVRAIKAALQSRLGPYEPVLTYLQSVLVWERPFQCVLLYTVVNVVFWFFALTSLRLLFLLAFGLAVVVCVDTWRNKIWPEIRVKNLDESENERFVTVTISKYSLTDNANNNNVISRKQIKVLIIFLCLSSWGLVQPGILSVPELCHHIAEAWVSGAVLTSSMVQYKRHNPGKFCVLTCGVFTCLAMVGRYIPGLVLSYAAVLATLLAPLGSHYRVFQHVGVKLEPVLQLLDFSVCGYMMSKPIDNQFLRRPLRDAASGDDSDSEEELAAFCPTFDDAVVAKELALTDSEHSDAEGSYTDNGTFNLSRGQTPLTEGSEDFDRHSDAEESFAQDLPDFPSINPDATLMDDDDDTSIGLPSLGHRASVLDVDAHLDSDQEDLDAELSLSGLPPASDFTGDLAGIIASNMIQAALVGAMQPQPPATQRREGPPRAGARRSYRKQSSSELDTDWEGEDFEMLDQSELNQMDPIGGGGGSRRGESQGSNFLSSLLGKPQ; from the exons ATGGCGCACACTGGTGCAATGGAAGACGCATCCGCGGAGGATTTCTCTGCCAAGCAGGGGTCTAGTGTCTGCCTGCGAAGTCGACCATGCTCCAGCGAGAGAGATGGTCAGGTACGGGCTATCAAAGCTGCCCTTCAGTCCAGGTTGGGGCCCTACGAGCCCGTCCTGACCTACCTACAGTCCGTACTAGTGTGGGAAAGACCCTTTCAGTGTGTGCTTCTCTACACTGTGGTCAACGTTGTGTTCTG GTTCTTCGCCCTGACCTCACTGCGCCTGCTGTTCCTGCTGGCTTTTGGTCTGGCTGTGGTTGTCTGTGTTGATACCTGGAGGAATAAGATCTGGCCAGAGATTAGAG tcAAAAACCTGGACGAATCAGAAAATGAGAGGTTTGTTACTGTAACCATCAGCAAGTATTCCCTTACAGATAATGCcaacaataataatgttataAGTAGAAAGCAGATAAAGGTGTTaatcatttttctctgtttatctaGCTGGGGTTTGGTGCAGCCTGGCATCCTCAGTGTGCCTGAACTGTGCCACCACATTGCTGAGGCCTGGGTCAGCGGAGCAGTTCTCACATCCAGTATGGTGCAGTACAAACGACATAACCCTGGCAAG TTTTGCGTCCTGACCTGCGGAGTGTTCACCTGTTTGGCTATGGTTGGACGCTACATTCCTGGGTTGGTGCTCTCCTACGCTGCTG TGTTGGCTACTCTCCTGGCCCCATTGGGTTCCCATTACAGGGTGTTTCAGCATGTGGGCGTAAAGCTGGAGCCggtcctgcagctgctggacttcAGTGTTTGTGGATACATGATGTCAAAGCCTATCGATAATCAGT TCCTGCGGAGGCCTCTCCGTGATGCAGCCTCAGGTgatgacagtgacagtgaggaGGAGTTGGCTGCTTTCTGTCCAACG TTTGATGATGCTGTTGTCGCGAAGGAACTTGCACTGACCGACTCGGAGCACTCTGATGCCGAGGGCTCCTACACTGATAATGGAACATTTAACCTATCACGTGGCCAGACCCCGCTCACGGAGGGCTCTGAGG ATTTTGACAGACACAGTGACGCTGAGGAATCCTTTGCTCAAGACCTCCCAGACTTCCCCTCCATAAACCCTGATGCCACTCTGATGGATGATGACGATGACACAAGCATAGGTCTACCTAGTCTGGGTCACCGGGCTTCAGTGCTGGATGTAGATGCTCATCTGGACTCGGACCAGGAGGATCTGGATGCAGAACTTTCTCTCAGCGGCCTGCCACCTGCCTCTGATTTCACCGGAGACTTAGCTGGAATTATTGCCAGCAACATGATTCAGGCAGCACTGGTCGGGGCGATGCAACCTCAGCCTCCTGCTACCCAGCGCAGAGAAGGCCCTCCCAGGGCCGGGGCCCGCCGAAGCTACCGCAAGCAGTCCAGCTCAGAGCTGGACACAGACTGGGAAGGAGAGGACTTTGAAATGCTGGATCAGTCTGAACTGAACCAGATGGATCCcattggaggaggagggggtagTAGACGAGGAGAGAGCCAGGGGTCTAACTTCTTGTCTAGCCTGCTGGGTAAACCAcagtaa
- the retreg3 gene encoding reticulophagy regulator 3 isoform X1, with protein MAHTGAMEDASAEDFSAKQGSSVCLRSRPCSSERDGQVRAIKAALQSRLGPYEPVLTYLQSVLVWERPFQCVLLYTVVNVVFWFFALTSLRLLFLLAFGLAVVVCVDTWRNKIWPEIRVKNLDESENESWGLVQPGILSVPELCHHIAEAWVSGAVLTSSMVQYKRHNPGKFCVLTCGVFTCLAMVGRYIPGLVLSYAAVLATLLAPLGSHYRVFQHVGVKLEPVLQLLDFSVCGYMMSKPIDNQFLRRPLRDAASGDDSDSEEELAAFCPTFDDAVVAKELALTDSEHSDAEGSYTDNGTFNLSRGQTPLTEGSEDFDRHSDAEESFAQDLPDFPSINPDATLMDDDDDTSIGLPSLGHRASVLDVDAHLDSDQEDLDAELSLSGLPPASDFTGDLAGIIASNMIQAALVGAMQPQPPATQRREGPPRAGARRSYRKQSSSELDTDWEGEDFEMLDQSELNQMDPIGGGGGSRRGESQGSNFLSSLLGKPQ; from the exons ATGGCGCACACTGGTGCAATGGAAGACGCATCCGCGGAGGATTTCTCTGCCAAGCAGGGGTCTAGTGTCTGCCTGCGAAGTCGACCATGCTCCAGCGAGAGAGATGGTCAGGTACGGGCTATCAAAGCTGCCCTTCAGTCCAGGTTGGGGCCCTACGAGCCCGTCCTGACCTACCTACAGTCCGTACTAGTGTGGGAAAGACCCTTTCAGTGTGTGCTTCTCTACACTGTGGTCAACGTTGTGTTCTG GTTCTTCGCCCTGACCTCACTGCGCCTGCTGTTCCTGCTGGCTTTTGGTCTGGCTGTGGTTGTCTGTGTTGATACCTGGAGGAATAAGATCTGGCCAGAGATTAGAG tcAAAAACCTGGACGAATCAGAAAATGAGAG CTGGGGTTTGGTGCAGCCTGGCATCCTCAGTGTGCCTGAACTGTGCCACCACATTGCTGAGGCCTGGGTCAGCGGAGCAGTTCTCACATCCAGTATGGTGCAGTACAAACGACATAACCCTGGCAAG TTTTGCGTCCTGACCTGCGGAGTGTTCACCTGTTTGGCTATGGTTGGACGCTACATTCCTGGGTTGGTGCTCTCCTACGCTGCTG TGTTGGCTACTCTCCTGGCCCCATTGGGTTCCCATTACAGGGTGTTTCAGCATGTGGGCGTAAAGCTGGAGCCggtcctgcagctgctggacttcAGTGTTTGTGGATACATGATGTCAAAGCCTATCGATAATCAGT TCCTGCGGAGGCCTCTCCGTGATGCAGCCTCAGGTgatgacagtgacagtgaggaGGAGTTGGCTGCTTTCTGTCCAACG TTTGATGATGCTGTTGTCGCGAAGGAACTTGCACTGACCGACTCGGAGCACTCTGATGCCGAGGGCTCCTACACTGATAATGGAACATTTAACCTATCACGTGGCCAGACCCCGCTCACGGAGGGCTCTGAGG ATTTTGACAGACACAGTGACGCTGAGGAATCCTTTGCTCAAGACCTCCCAGACTTCCCCTCCATAAACCCTGATGCCACTCTGATGGATGATGACGATGACACAAGCATAGGTCTACCTAGTCTGGGTCACCGGGCTTCAGTGCTGGATGTAGATGCTCATCTGGACTCGGACCAGGAGGATCTGGATGCAGAACTTTCTCTCAGCGGCCTGCCACCTGCCTCTGATTTCACCGGAGACTTAGCTGGAATTATTGCCAGCAACATGATTCAGGCAGCACTGGTCGGGGCGATGCAACCTCAGCCTCCTGCTACCCAGCGCAGAGAAGGCCCTCCCAGGGCCGGGGCCCGCCGAAGCTACCGCAAGCAGTCCAGCTCAGAGCTGGACACAGACTGGGAAGGAGAGGACTTTGAAATGCTGGATCAGTCTGAACTGAACCAGATGGATCCcattggaggaggagggggtagTAGACGAGGAGAGAGCCAGGGGTCTAACTTCTTGTCTAGCCTGCTGGGTAAACCAcagtaa
- the LOC122868358 gene encoding homologous-pairing protein 2 homolog — protein MSKKDNGATLILAYLNEKNRPYSAQDVFCNLQKQHGLGKTAVVKAMELLALEGKIKEKTYGKQKIYFADQAQFEDVKDADLKAMDCQISELNAEVQSLNQSCRQLDAEVKELSSSLTTEEMMSEIQELKVECSGYRARLEKIKSATNHVTPEEKEKVYKERDVYVKEWKKRKRLASDMINAILEGYPKSKKEFLDEVGVETDEDCKVVVPST, from the exons ATGAGTAAAAAAGATAACG GCGCGACACTCATCCTTGCCTATCTGAATGAAAAGAACCGGCCCTACAGTGCTCAGGATGTCTTTTGtaatttacaaaaacagcatGGATTGGGCAAGACG GCAGTGGTCAAAGCCATGGAGCTGCTGGCACTAGAGGGCAAGATAAAGGAGAAAACATATGGCAAGCAAAAGATTTATTTTGCCGATCAG GCTCAGTTCGAAGATGTGAAGGATGCAGACCTGAAGGCCATGGACTGTCAGATCTCAGAGCTCAATGCAGAGGTGCAGTCCCTCAACCAGAGCTGCAGACAGCTAGATGCAG AGGTGAAGGAGCTCAGCAGCTCCCTGACAACAGAGGAAATGATGTCAGAGATCCAAGAGCTGAAAGTGGAGTGTTCTGGCTACAGAGCACGTCTGGAGAAGATAAAGTCGGCCACAAATCACGTCACAccagaagagaaagagaag gTTTACAAAGAGCGGGATGTTTATGTAAAAGAGTGGAAAAAGAGGAAGCGATTG GCTTCAGACATGATAAATGCAATCCTGGAAGGGTATCCAAAGAGCAAAAAGGAGTTCCTG GATGAAGTTGGAGTGGAGACTGATGAGGACTGTAAGGTGGTTGTTCCAAGTACTTGA
- the mlx gene encoding max-like protein X, whose translation MTDPTTSPEDHWKTDGAFSDSGFDPSFFAETARKGTVVSRANSIGSTSASSVPNTDDEDSDYRHETSYKDSYKDRRRQAHTQAEQKRRDAIKKGYDDLQSIVPTCQQQSEFAVGAQKISKATVLQKTIDYIHFLHKEKKKQEEEVSVLRKEVMALKIMKTNYEHIVKAHQNNPQQGEDQVSDQVKFNIFQSIMDSLFQSFSNSVSVSSFQELSACVFSWIEEHCKPQTLREFVIGVLRQLSGQLY comes from the exons ATGACGGATCCGACAACGTCGCCAGAGGACCACTGGAAA ACAGACGGTGCTTTCAGTGACAGTGGCTTTGACCCTA GTTTCTTTGCTGAAACTGCCAGAAAGGGTACAGTTGTGTCCAGGGCCAACAGCATTGGCTCAACAAGTGCCTCTTCAGTCCCAAATACAG ATGATGAAGACAGTGACTACAGACATGAGACGTCATATAAGGACTCGTATAAAGATCGACGGAGACAAGCGCACACACAGGCTGAGCAGAAGCGTAGGGATGCTATCAAG aaaGGCTACGATGACCTCCAGTCCATAGTACCAACCTGCCAGCAGCAGTCTGAGTTTGCAGTGGGAGcacagaaaatcagcaaagcTACTGTGCTGCAGAAAA caaTTGACTACATCCATTTTCTtcataaagaaaagaagaagcaaGAGGAGGAAGTTTCTGTACTACGGAAAGAAGTGATGGCGCTGAAGATCATGAAAAC GAACTATGAGCACATAGTGAAGGCCCACCAGAACAACCCACAGCAGGGAGAGGATCAGGTGTCTGACCAGGTCAAGTTCAACATCTTTCAGAGCATCATGGACTCCCTGTTCCAGTCTTTCAGCAATTCTGTTTCAGTGAGCAGCTTCCAAGAACTCTCCGCCTGCGTTTTCAGCTGGATTGAGGAGCACTGCAAGCCACAG ACGCTGAGGGAGTTTGTCATTGGGGTGCTCCGGCAGCTCAGTGGTCAGCTTTATTGA
- the fmnl1a gene encoding formin-like protein 1, with translation MGNAAAGGLEQEPSEGREARNSVGAVSGMSDPTPTLQKKQLAPPKLPMPPEEELEERFNVVLSYMNLPPDKLKLLSQYDNEKKWELVCDQERFQVKSPPSTYLAKIKSFYQDQGGVSRRLKKRIQDATQILKNLEISLRTNHIGWAQEFLNEQNKGLDVLVEYLSHAQSDVSFDVESFENGGTLSESRKPAERSMEDLTKNSSSSQSHGMSRAARALTVRISSTLVNKMHKKSQSSNQRDDVHVCIMCLRAIMNYQSGFNLVMTHPRCVNEITLSLNSRNPRTKALVLELLAAVCLVRGGHDIILSAFDNFKEVSREKNRFEKLMEYFLNDDSNIDFMVACMQFINIVVHSVENMNFRVHLQYEFTHLGLDKYLERLKLTESEKLQVQIQAYLDNVLDVGALLEDAENRGGVLEHVDKLQEHNGQLTAQLQEIENQTTERISELETHLMQATKETELLKESLRESCSQVSVLQQRERERELDREREKDRERLSTSTPQTASELEQKIQELQDKGLIRLGRSASGGLDIQVVPVTVVEYVHAPASAAQSSALGSATDSPSSPSSIPASALPPPPPPPPPPPPLSGGPGQVASPPPPPPPPPPPGGCGAVPPPPPPPPGAGPPPPPPPPGAGPPPPPPPPGGGPPPPPGPLNTQSGLKSKKPIQTKFRMPLFNWQPLKPNQVTGTVFNELDDEQVLGELNMDMFEEQFKTRAQGNPADLSKIKKKVAQKAPSKTSLIDPNKAKNLAITLRKGGMNPSVICTAIETYDQQSLSIDFLELLEHFIPSDFEMKLLVNYEKDGRPLEELTDEDQFILRFGKIPRLRQRINTLTFMGNFPDTVKRLQPQLNSIIAASMSIKSSTKLKKILEIVLAFGNYMNSSKKGAAYGFRLQSLDLLLETKSTDRSQTLLHFITSIIQEKYPDLANFHTDLHFVDKAALVSLDGILQDIRSLERGMEMTKKEFLVQDDSPVLKEFIKTNSEQLESLIKDSKTAQEVYGSVVEYFGENPKTMQPSMFFPLFGRLIKAYKTAQQEIQQKKKMESESSEKKESSSPNKAGVQKGPMMPKMPQMDLIAELKKRQVKPQVREGKDGALEDIITDLKNTPYRRTDGRRPAQRQDT, from the exons ATGGGGAATGCGGCTGCAGGGGGCTTGGAGCAGGAACCGTCAGAGGGCCGAGAGGCCAGGAACTCAGTCGGAGCAGTTTCAGGAATGAGTGACCCCACTCCAACCTTGCAGAAGAAGCAGCTGGCTCCCCCCAAACTGCCCATGCCCccagaggaggagctggaggagcgCTTCAATGTGGTGCTG AGTTATATGAACTTGCCTCCAGATAAACTGAAGCTGTTGAGTCAGTATGACAATGAAAAGAAGTGGGAACTAGTCTGTGATCAG GAGCGTTTCCAGGTGAAGAGCCCCCCGTCCACTTACCTGGCTAAGATCAAGAGCTTCTACCAGGATCAAGGAGGGGTGTCTCGCAGG CTGAAGAAACGGATCCAAGATGCCACCCAGATCCTTAAAAATTTGGAGATATCCCTTCGCACCAATCACATTGG ATGGGCCCAAGAGTTTCTCAATGAGCAGAACAAAGGTTTGGATGTTCTGGTGGAATACTTGTCCCATGCACAAAGTGACGTCTC GTTTGATGTGgagagttttgaaaatggtgGCACCCTGTCAGAGAGCAGAAAGCCAGCCGAGAGGTCAATGGAAGACTTGACCAAGAACTCCAGCAGCTCTCAGTCACATGGGATGAGCAGAGCTGCTCGTGCACTGACTGTAAG AATAAGCTCCACTCTGGTGAACAAAATGCATAAGAAGTCCCAATCATCCAACCAGAGAgatgatgtgcatgtgtgcataatGTGCCTGCGAGCCATCATGAACTACCAG TCTGGTTTTAACCTAGTGATGACTCACCCGCGCTGTGTAAACGAGATCACCCTCAGTCTTAACAGCAGGAATCCCAG GACCAAAGCCCTTGTGTTGGAGTTGCTGGCTGCCGTGTGTCTTGTCAGAGGAGGACATGACATCATTCTCTCTGCTTTTGACAACTTCAAAGag GTGAGCAGAGAAAAGAACCGCTTTGAGAAATTGATGGAATACTTCCTCAATGATGACAGCAACATTGACTTCATG GTGGCTTGCATGCAGTTCATAAACATCGTGGTCCATTCAGTGGAGAACATGAACTTCCGTGTGCATCTACAGTACGAGTTCACTCACCTTGGATTAGACAAGTATCTAGAG cgTCTGAAGCTAACAGAAAGCGAGAAGCTGCAGGTGCAGATCCAGGCCTACCTGGACAACGTGTTAGATGTAGGAGCCCTGCTGGAGGATGCAGAGAACAGAGGAGGGGTGCTGGAGCATGTGGACAAACTGCAGGAACACAACGGACAG CTGACTGCCCAGCTACAGGAGATTGAGAATCAGACTACAGAGAGAATATCTGAACTTGAGACTCACCTCATGCAGGCCACCAAGGAGACTGAGCTCCTCAAA GAAAGCCTGCGAGAGTCCTGTTCTCAGGTTAGTGTCTTGCAGCAAAGAGAACGGGAGCGGGAGCTAGACAGGGAGCGGGAGAAGGACAGGGAGCGTCTGAGCACCTCCACCCCTCAAACAGCTTCCGAGCTGGAGCAGAAGATCCAGGAGCTGCAGGACAAGGGGCTTATCCGACTGGGACGCAGTGCCTCTGGAGGTCTGGACATCCAGGTTGTACCTGTCACAGTGGTCGAATATGTCCATGCCCCAGCCTCAGCTGCCCAGTCCAGTGCTCTGGGCTCGGCCACTGATTCTCCTTCCTCGCCGTCCAGCATTCCTGCCTCTGCCCTGccgccacctcctccacctcctccacctcctcctcccctttctGGTGGTCCAGGGCAGGTTGCCTCTCCTCCTccgccacctccacctccacctccaccaggaGGTTGTGGTGCTGtgcccccacctcctcctcccccacctgGTGCTGGACCTCCACCTCCGCCTCCCCCGCCTGGTGCTGGACCCCCACCTCCGCCTCCCCCACCTGGTGGTGGACCCCCGCCCCCTCCTGGACCGCTAAACACTCAATCTG GGCTTAAGAGCAAGAAGCCCATTCAGACCAAGTTCAGAATGCCGTTGTTCAACTGGCAGCCCTTAAAACCAAACCAGGTGACAGGCACCGTCTTCAATGAACTGGATGACGAGCAGGTCTTAGGG GAGTTGAATATGGATATGTTCGAGGAACAGTTTAAGACTAGGGCCCAGGGTAATCCAGCAGACCTGTCCAAAATCAAGAAGAAGGTGGCCCAGAAGGCCCCCAGCAAGACGTCCTTGATTGACCCCAACAAGGCCAAGAATCTGGCAATCACTTTACGCAAGGGGGGAATGAACCCATCTGTTATCTGCACCGCCATAGAGAC GTATGACCAGCAGTCTTTGTCCATAGACTTCCTGGAATTACTCGAGCACTTCATACCATCAGATTTTGAGATGAAGCTGCTGGTTAACTATGAGAAGGATGGCCGCCCGCTGGAGGAGCTGACTGATGAGGACCAATTTATATTACGCTTTGGGAAGATTCCTCGTCTGAGGCAGCGAATAAACACTCTCACTTTTATGGGCAACTTCCCAGATACTGTCAAACGCCTGCAGCCG CAACTAAATTCCATCATTGCTGCATCCATGTCCATCAAGTCTTCAACCAAACTGAAAAAGATCTTAGAA ATTGTTCTCGCCTTTGGCAACTATATGAACAGCAGTAAGAAAGGTGCAGCATACGGTTTTCGGCTGCAGAGTCTGGACCTT CTGTTGGAGACCAAATCAACTGATCGCTCGCAGACGCTACTTCACTTCATCACAAGTATCATCCAGGAAAAATACCCCGACTTGGCCAACTTTCACACTGATCTACACTTTGTAGACAAGGCAGCCCTTG TATCGTTGGACGGCATTCTTCAAGATATCCGCTCATTAGAGCGCGGAATGGAAATGACCAAGAAGGAATTCCTGGTGCAGGATGATAGCCCGGTGTTGAAGGAATTTATCAAAACCAACAGTGAGCAGCTGGAATCTTTGATCAAAGACAGCAAGACAGCACAG GAGGTATACGGCTCTGTAGTCGAGTATTTCGGAGAGAACCCCAAAACCATGCAGCCTTCCATGTTTTTCCCGCTGTTTGGACGCTTGATAAAGGCATATAAG ACCGCACAGCAAGAAAttcagcagaaaaagaaaatggagagTGAGAGTAGTGAGAAAAAAGAGTCATCATCTCCGAACAAGGCTGGGGTACAGAAG GGGCCTATGATGCCTAAGATGCCCCAGATGGACCTGATAGCTGAGCTGAAGAAGAGGCAGGTGAAACCGCAGGTACGCGAGGGGAAGGACGGTGCCCTAGAGGACATCATCACAG ATCTGAAGAACACACCATACAGGCGGACAGATGGTCGACGGCCAGCACAGCGCCAGGACACTTGA